A segment of the Trifolium pratense cultivar HEN17-A07 linkage group LG7, ARS_RC_1.1, whole genome shotgun sequence genome:
TAGTAGATTTGTCCTACGGATATGTGTTAATTTCTTTCTCTTGATTTGGAGGTTTTGCTCTCATAAAAGCTAATATTTTTGTGGCAAAGCTCGGTCTCTGCAATTCTTTGTGGTATATGTCTGGATAGGAAATTCTATAATTTTAAAGGGCTCCTGTTTTACTCCAGACTTATTTTTCACAGGGTTGTTATTTTGGGCACCGTTTGGTGTTTTGGACCTGGTGTTTTTAGAACTGGTTCTTTCAGACATGCAGAAATATTCGTGTGTTTTGCTTTTTCAATGTTATTTTCTTGAGAAGTTGACATCCACTTTCTTTGTATTATTATCTTCTTCCTTAATAAATTTCTTTCGGTAAAAGAAGAACATGCACACAGATATACCAGCTTGAATGGATAGGAAGAGGGGGtggtgttttatttatttatttatcaatccctaaattttatttgtgttGTGCTGGAAATTAGGTATCATACTACTTTTTTCTTGATTATCTCTATTTTAGTAACAACCTTTCTTGTGTTATGAAAACAGATTGTTGACTGTGGGCCTTCAAAGTGGCGAATCTATTAAATGGGCTGAGGCATTGCAATCCGAACAAATATTATGTCAAATATTATGGATTGCAGAAAATACTTTGAACCTTCAGCTTTTAGAAAAGGTAATGAATACTTTGTAATTCAGTAATTATCGTAGTTTCGAAACTTTGTGAAAGGTATGCTGTGGAATATTGCACAAGAAACAATTTTGGGAGGAAAAGTAATACAACTATTTtgcttgcattttttttttggcattgtTTCTAAGTCAGAATGCAAGTTCATGCTAATCGATTGCTAagagtattttaatttttaacagTGTGTAGGGCTTATATTAGCTATATTAGAAAGTCAGCAGATTATTTTGGATGATCTTCTTCCATCCATGATGAAGCTTGGTTTGGCAAGTATATTGATCAATCTCTTGACTTTTGAGATAAGCAAATTAAAGAATGACAGAACACCTGAAAGGTACCATGATCCACAACCCTCCATTTCACATCAGTGAAATTACGCAGTTCTTATTATCTTCTAAGACCAATTCTGACCACATTATTGACACATGTTTGTAACTATTCGTCCATCAGCTTGGTGGAATTGATTTGACAActgaatatattaaaatttcagGTATTCAATTCTTGATTTAATTCTTCGTGCAATCGAAGGTCTTTCTGTTATAGATGAACATTCTCAGGAAATATGTTCAAATAAAGAGCTTTTTCACCTTCTATGTGACTTGGTCAAGTTCCCAGATAAAGTTGAGGTACCGTGTTGATATAGTTAACACTTTCCTCAAGATGTATTTTAGTTTACATCAACTTTTGATATCAATAATTTGGTATTTGATGACctgtaaatttttgttttcatccaTGTTAGGGATTGAGATATTATCGAAGGAGTATCTTAATctgaaaaattatattcatagaaCTCACGCAAATATCATAACGACTTCTCCAATATAAGCAATACATGCTCTTTTGCCTATAATATGTTCTCGTAGACTGAtaagaaatgaaaatgatttGGACAACTGAAAAACAATGGTGAATTGGTCATATCTCCTGTAGGTTGGGAACTGCTGTGTTACTGCTGCTGTTCTTATTGCAAATATTTTATCTGATGTACCTGATTGTGTTTCCGAAATATCACAGGGTAAAACATATATCTCCTTCACTCTCGTTCTTAGACGTCAATGCTCTATTTATTTGTTTTCGGTGTATCTGGAGGATTAGTTGTATAATGGTAAATGACATTGTGTTTGTCCTTTCCAGATTGGCGCCTCTTAGGTGGTCTGCTTGATATATTTCCTTTTGCTTCAGATGATTTGGAAGCAAGAAATGCAGTCTGGAACGTACTTGTTAGAATATTGGTCAGAATACACGAAACTGAAATGAACTCGTCAAGTTTATGTCAGTTTGTTTCAGTTCTTGTCAGAAGAATTGATCTGATTGAAGATGAGCTTCTGAACCAACAATGTGTTGACTCCAGTCCTGTTTCAACAACGGATGCTAGAAACACATCTGTATCCTTCTCTTTTAGTTATTTGGGTTTATTGTTTACAATTCTAAGGCCCCCTTGGGATGGTAAGAATTGAAATTTATGAAGAATCACGATTCTTGGAATTAGGTTTCAGTTTCTTACAAATAAGATTTTGCATTAGGCCTTAGACTTATATCTTCCTATGATCTGTTAACCTTAACCTTAATTATAATAGCTCATGAGAATTACCAGCATTGTGA
Coding sequences within it:
- the LOC123898609 gene encoding uncharacterized protein LOC123898609 isoform X2 codes for the protein MAVPADPSIEEEDEHQHDGPTHHPSAPSHEFFDLSTTVDPSYIISLIRKLLPLDSASVNRGSVTVSKERDAPSVSKSKSENMDVDVSCESSHSRGECQDTGDGIEHSGVSVCEDVWEECGCVLWDLAASKTHAELMVENLILEVLLANLIVCKSVRVTEIIIGIIGNLACHEVPMKHIVSTKGLIEIIVDKLFMEDPQCLCETCRLLTVGLQSGESIKWAEALQSEQILCQILWIAENTLNLQLLEKCVGLILAILESQQIILDDLLPSMMKLGLASILINLLTFEISKLKNDRTPERYSILDLILRAIEGLSVIDEHSQEICSNKELFHLLCDLVKFPDKVEVGNCCVTAAVLIANILSDVPDCVSEISQDDLEARNAVWNVLVRILVRIHETEMNSSSLCQFVSVLVRRIDLIEDELLNQQCVDSSPVSTTDARNTSLMRITSIVNQWTTVKEDAENNGNAEVLFNETDLKKLLDCCHKFSK
- the LOC123898609 gene encoding protein saal1-like isoform X1, which codes for MAVPADPSIEEEDEHQHDGPTHHPSAPSHEFFDLSTTVDPSYIISLIRKLLPLDSASVNRGSVTVSKERDAPSVSKSKSENMDVDVSCESSHSRGECQDTGDGIEHSGVSVCEDVWEECGCVLWDLAASKTHAELMVENLILEVLLANLIVCKSVRVTEIIIGIIGNLACHEVPMKHIVSTKGLIEIIVDKLFMEDPQCLCETCRLLTVGLQSGESIKWAEALQSEQILCQILWIAENTLNLQLLEKCVGLILAILESQQIILDDLLPSMMKLGLASILINLLTFEISKLKNDRTPERYSILDLILRAIEGLSVIDEHSQEICSNKELFHLLCDLVKFPDKVEVGNCCVTAAVLIANILSDVPDCVSEISQDWRLLGGLLDIFPFASDDLEARNAVWNVLVRILVRIHETEMNSSSLCQFVSVLVRRIDLIEDELLNQQCVDSSPVSTTDARNTSLMRITSIVNQWTTVKEDAENNGNAEVLFNETDLKKLLDCCHKFSK
- the LOC123898609 gene encoding protein saal1-like isoform X3 — its product is MVPHIILLLRHTRKLLPLDSASVNRGSVTVSKERDAPSVSKSKSENMDVDVSCESSHSRGECQDTGDGIEHSGVSVCEDVWEECGCVLWDLAASKTHAELMVENLILEVLLANLIVCKSVRVTEIIIGIIGNLACHEVPMKHIVSTKGLIEIIVDKLFMEDPQCLCETCRLLTVGLQSGESIKWAEALQSEQILCQILWIAENTLNLQLLEKCVGLILAILESQQIILDDLLPSMMKLGLASILINLLTFEISKLKNDRTPERYSILDLILRAIEGLSVIDEHSQEICSNKELFHLLCDLVKFPDKVEVGNCCVTAAVLIANILSDVPDCVSEISQDWRLLGGLLDIFPFASDDLEARNAVWNVLVRILVRIHETEMNSSSLCQFVSVLVRRIDLIEDELLNQQCVDSSPVSTTDARNTSLMRITSIVNQWTTVKEDAENNGNAEVLFNETDLKKLLDCCHKFSK